The following coding sequences are from one Paenibacillus stellifer window:
- a CDS encoding sensor histidine kinase: MEYIKIFFVNTALLITLAYLANFVYKHIAFLIPPRANRWIWVVVAIFAGWLSSFFGYRLSDHVIFDLRIVPLIITTLAFPQPMILIIVGVGIGLMRLTFGVSPAAAAGVINLSIIGFVCAAASPWFRRSSAPLTIKGLVVILGVNVLNAINISIFGVIPAYKYMTEIVPYTLPAGTILSILFCLIARDFHLEHRRMKQIEQANELLSKQTEELHKNKIVLEERAKQLMLASQYKSEFLANMSHELRTPLNGIINLSELIAESDSSSDPEDLRTYGSMIRRSGGELLMLISDILDLSKVEAGKLEVLHEAVNITEIPVQLSGQFELVARQKGLDFQVNLEEGLPETIYSDSQRIQQILRNLLSNAFKFTHQGGVSLIIRGEKRLQGSREALWMVFEVQDSGIGIPKDKHTSIFEAFQQADGTISRQYGGTGLGLSISMNLARLLGGFISLESQEGKGSIFSLHLPAEAQ, encoded by the coding sequence ATGGAATACATAAAGATTTTCTTCGTCAACACGGCACTGCTCATAACACTGGCCTATTTGGCCAATTTCGTATATAAGCATATCGCTTTCCTAATCCCGCCGAGAGCCAATCGCTGGATTTGGGTAGTTGTAGCGATTTTTGCCGGATGGCTGAGCTCCTTTTTCGGCTATCGCCTGAGTGATCACGTCATTTTCGATCTGCGCATTGTCCCTTTGATTATCACTACCCTCGCTTTTCCGCAGCCAATGATTCTGATTATAGTTGGTGTAGGCATCGGCCTAATGCGGCTGACGTTCGGAGTATCCCCGGCTGCAGCGGCCGGCGTCATCAATCTATCCATTATTGGGTTTGTCTGCGCCGCTGCTTCCCCGTGGTTCCGCCGTTCTTCTGCTCCCCTGACGATAAAGGGCTTGGTCGTTATTCTGGGTGTCAATGTTCTGAATGCAATCAACATTAGCATATTCGGCGTTATCCCCGCTTATAAGTACATGACCGAGATTGTGCCGTATACCCTGCCGGCAGGGACGATCCTCAGCATTCTGTTCTGCCTGATTGCCCGTGATTTCCATCTGGAGCACCGGCGCATGAAGCAGATCGAGCAAGCCAACGAGCTGCTGTCGAAGCAGACGGAAGAGCTTCATAAGAACAAAATCGTGCTGGAGGAACGGGCGAAGCAGCTCATGCTGGCTTCCCAGTACAAGTCGGAGTTTCTCGCCAACATGTCGCATGAACTGCGGACGCCATTGAACGGCATCATCAATCTGTCCGAGCTGATCGCCGAGAGCGATTCCTCCTCCGATCCGGAGGATCTGCGTACATACGGGAGCATGATCCGCCGTTCCGGCGGAGAGCTGCTGATGCTGATAAGCGATATTCTGGATTTGTCCAAAGTGGAGGCAGGGAAGCTCGAGGTGCTGCATGAAGCGGTGAACATCACCGAGATTCCGGTGCAGCTGTCCGGCCAGTTCGAGCTGGTCGCCCGGCAGAAGGGCCTTGATTTTCAGGTGAATCTGGAGGAGGGACTTCCCGAGACGATCTATTCCGACTCCCAGCGTATCCAGCAAATTTTGCGGAATCTGCTCTCCAACGCCTTTAAATTCACCCATCAGGGAGGCGTGTCTCTCATTATCCGGGGGGAGAAGCGGCTGCAGGGATCGCGTGAGGCTTTGTGGATGGTCTTTGAGGTGCAGGACAGCGGAATCGGCATTCCCAAGGACAAGCATACGAGCATCTTTGAGGCCTTTCAGCAGGCGGACGGCACGATCAGCAGACAATACGGAGGCACCGGACTCGGCTTGTCGATCAGCATGAATTTGGCCCGGCTGCTAGGAGGCTTTATTTCGCTGGAGAGCCAGGAGGGCAAGGGCAGCATCTTCTCGTTGCATCTTCCGGCAGAAGCCCAGTAG
- a CDS encoding MFS transporter, whose product MNNRTEGRRPRRKRKWTTQRKNLHIATWEGVPSTIFQVLLQGQFLTGFLLYLGATSGEIGLVLALTTLVNIGQIAVAFFIQKLESRKWALVLFIGLQRVLWVSTGLVPFLFPKPYWVTAFIGLYALAFIVNTAGGMLWSSVISDLVPPRVRGRYFGIRNTMLNALGSIVVYAGGIVLDMYPGGKGFLIIYIVVWIFAALNIAVFLFYPDVHFEKSDESKFLPMLKKPLQDSLFIKSTLFLSLWLLLQNVTVPLYSYVMLQLMDINYRTLSLLNVTQTVFMMASFYFWGNLNARYSNKRLLFWTLPIIAVSSLIWGLLSVLPTLAVLLTAHVVFGVGVGGFNQLAFNFIIGDTPKKERPMYMATYAALTGVAAFFGPLLGGKIYEWIAGWPHSIQVYGLQLVVGGLMLVLIVLIGRRVLRDY is encoded by the coding sequence ATGAATAACCGCACGGAAGGCCGGCGTCCAAGACGAAAACGCAAATGGACCACACAGCGCAAAAACCTGCACATCGCCACCTGGGAAGGCGTACCATCAACGATCTTCCAGGTGCTGCTCCAGGGGCAATTCCTGACCGGGTTCCTCCTCTATCTCGGTGCGACTTCGGGTGAGATCGGTCTCGTGCTGGCGCTGACGACTCTGGTGAACATCGGACAGATAGCCGTCGCCTTCTTCATACAAAAGCTGGAGAGCCGCAAATGGGCGCTCGTTCTGTTTATCGGCCTGCAGCGGGTTTTATGGGTCTCGACGGGACTGGTCCCGTTTCTTTTTCCCAAACCCTATTGGGTTACCGCTTTCATTGGGCTCTACGCCCTTGCATTCATCGTCAATACCGCCGGTGGTATGCTGTGGAGCTCGGTGATCAGCGATCTGGTGCCGCCCCGGGTGCGGGGAAGATATTTCGGAATCCGGAATACGATGCTGAACGCGCTGGGCAGTATTGTCGTATACGCCGGGGGCATTGTGCTCGACATGTATCCGGGAGGCAAGGGCTTCCTTATCATATACATTGTGGTCTGGATTTTTGCAGCGCTTAACATTGCCGTATTCTTATTCTATCCGGATGTGCATTTCGAGAAGTCCGACGAGAGCAAGTTTCTGCCTATGCTGAAAAAGCCGCTTCAGGACAGCTTGTTCATCAAATCAACGCTGTTTCTGTCGCTGTGGCTGCTGCTGCAAAATGTGACTGTCCCACTCTATTCCTACGTCATGCTTCAGCTGATGGATATCAATTACCGGACGCTCTCGCTGCTGAATGTAACGCAGACCGTCTTCATGATGGCGAGCTTCTATTTCTGGGGCAATTTGAACGCCCGGTACAGCAACAAACGGCTTCTGTTCTGGACGCTTCCCATTATCGCCGTATCCTCGCTGATCTGGGGGCTGCTGTCGGTTCTGCCGACGCTTGCGGTTCTGCTGACGGCACATGTCGTCTTCGGAGTAGGTGTAGGCGGTTTCAACCAGCTGGCGTTCAATTTCATTATCGGCGACACGCCCAAAAAAGAACGGCCGATGTACATGGCGACTTACGCCGCGCTTACCGGAGTGGCAGCATTCTTCGGACCTCTTCTCGGCGGCAAAATCTACGAATGGATTGCCGGCTGGCCTCATTCGATTCAAGTGTACGGACTGCAGCTGGTCGTCGGCGGGCTGATGCTGGTGCTGATCGTCTTGATCGGCCGCCGCGTCCTGCGTGATTATTGA
- a CDS encoding oxidoreductase: MCGTAMVIGATGLVGREVTNELLRSGWKEVRLLTRRLLDIENGRLIQHLVDWEHLDEYGELFHGVDALFCCLGTTIKTAGSQANFERVDLEYPLKAAELAHRAGVKQMLVVSAMGANSRSRQFYSRTKGRMEEGVSQSGISGVHLFRPSLLLGERDEFRRGERAAAFLMTRLEFLMVGRAAKYRAVKGSTVARAMVHIAEASPPGIHVYPNDVIQALGLQ, encoded by the coding sequence ATGTGCGGAACGGCAATGGTAATTGGCGCAACCGGGCTGGTCGGCAGAGAGGTGACGAATGAGCTGCTGCGCAGCGGCTGGAAGGAAGTGCGGCTGCTGACGCGAAGGCTGCTGGACATCGAGAACGGGAGGCTGATCCAGCACCTTGTTGACTGGGAGCATTTGGACGAATACGGTGAGCTGTTTCACGGTGTCGACGCCCTGTTCTGCTGTCTGGGAACGACGATCAAGACGGCGGGATCGCAGGCGAACTTCGAGCGGGTCGATCTGGAATATCCCCTGAAAGCGGCGGAGCTTGCGCACAGGGCCGGGGTGAAGCAGATGCTGGTGGTTTCAGCGATGGGCGCGAATTCGCGTTCCCGTCAGTTCTATTCCCGGACAAAAGGAAGGATGGAGGAGGGAGTAAGCCAATCAGGCATCTCCGGTGTCCATCTGTTCCGGCCGTCGCTGCTGCTGGGCGAGCGGGACGAGTTCAGGCGCGGCGAAAGGGCAGCCGCCTTTCTGATGACCCGGCTGGAATTCCTGATGGTCGGAAGAGCAGCCAAATACCGGGCGGTGAAAGGAAGTACGGTTGCCCGGGCGATGGTCCACATCGCGGAAGCTTCTCCTCCGGGCATACATGTATATCCCAATGACGTTATCCAGGCTCTTGGTTTGCAATAA
- a CDS encoding RidA family protein, with translation MSKKQVSTDKAPGAIGPYSQAIIAGNWVYTSGQLGLDPSTGELAEDVQAQARQSLTNVQAILEEAGVSLDQVVKTTVFLKDMNDFAAVNEVYSTFFKEPYPARSAVEVARLPKDGLVEIEVVARRK, from the coding sequence ATGAGCAAGAAGCAGGTATCCACGGACAAAGCGCCGGGCGCAATTGGTCCTTACAGCCAGGCAATTATCGCCGGCAACTGGGTGTACACCTCCGGGCAGCTGGGATTGGATCCTTCAACAGGCGAGCTGGCGGAAGATGTCCAGGCACAGGCGCGCCAGTCGCTGACCAATGTGCAGGCCATTCTGGAGGAAGCGGGCGTTTCCCTCGATCAGGTTGTGAAGACGACTGTATTTCTGAAGGACATGAATGATTTCGCGGCAGTGAACGAGGTGTACAGCACGTTCTTCAAAGAGCCTTACCCGGCACGGAGCGCGGTTGAGGTTGCCCGTCTGCCCAAGGACGGATTGGTCGAGATCGAAGTTGTAGCACGCCGCAAATAA
- a CDS encoding DEAD/DEAH box helicase, which yields MTKHLYAMWLGDVLFCFSGETSEPKVDAWTGVLRRLEIQGGRRPFAGAALRLAEVKYPAARTEGKTGRRPLAGRMLEGLALAPRDAFELLLGWDEELCRQQGIEPGGEMSYWAAAARFALELIVTGGITPGAASPKTVGSRRRGGEQAAETRWMPVLGTPEQQEAFQHFAASMPVLALGSSHLHLQGVEASSREEAGAIVLHSFLQAMISAEVKRVVAGMEPQLASYKSNYRRGRSPLTELWWNSLLTGTRDIPVQGTPAEVAELLAAVGGAADSGIPCAGEEEQSGQLGLGLRLEPPKEEGEVWRLSFWAEGREESGFWLPASAVWSSPEREFTLWGKRYMRIQEQLLTALGRAAEQSEDIARVLAEPAPSGVDLEPEQLYRFLKETVQRLTTRGITVQLPSRWSREGRRKIGMRLKMRLPDTPDKAQPLALGMEALVSFKIEASLGSSEVSVEELNALLAAGVPYVQFRGEWIEVDPKEIRQVLRYMKRHESGEMSASEWMRLEAELEEDRLWKGMPVTGMETVGLLASLIRGDAVRHLPQQSVPTELQGTLRPYQERGYQWLSAMGELGFGVCLADDMGLGKTIQVIACLLLREKSRDQSAVKEPVLILCPTSLLGNWQRELQRFAPTLSVYIHHGIRRLRGEDFRRQAAGHDIVLTTYHLAGRDSEDLASVSWSTVVLDEAQYIKNYRTKQAQSVMRLSSPHRIAMTGTPVENRLGELWSIFHFLNPGYLGTFHSFRERYGSGEGAERLRELHRLVSPFLLRRLKSDPDISKDLPEKLEIKSYCPLTEAQAVLYQSVVNEMLGTIGGSTGMARRGLVLSSLTKLKQICDHPQLHRRDEGRQGRSETSGKLETMYEVLDSIAELGESALIFTQYVAMGELLVNRLAKRYGRTPLFLHGGVSKRNRDDMVRSFQEGEGSAFFVLSLKAGGVGLNLTRANHVVHYDRWWNPAVENQATDRAFRIGQHKNVQVHKLICQGTLEERIDELIERKKSLSEQVVGSGENWLTEMSDQELQELIVLQNQDWME from the coding sequence ATGACTAAGCATCTGTATGCAATGTGGCTGGGGGATGTGCTGTTCTGCTTCTCCGGAGAGACTTCAGAACCCAAAGTGGATGCCTGGACCGGCGTGCTCAGACGCCTTGAGATTCAGGGAGGCCGGAGGCCATTCGCGGGTGCTGCCCTCCGTTTGGCGGAGGTGAAGTATCCTGCGGCCAGGACCGAAGGCAAGACCGGGCGCCGGCCGCTTGCCGGGCGGATGCTCGAAGGGCTTGCCCTCGCGCCGAGGGATGCGTTCGAGCTGCTCCTGGGATGGGACGAGGAGCTGTGCCGGCAGCAGGGGATCGAGCCTGGAGGCGAAATGAGCTACTGGGCTGCGGCCGCGCGCTTTGCGCTGGAGTTGATCGTGACCGGAGGCATCACACCGGGAGCGGCTTCGCCGAAGACCGTCGGCTCGCGCCGGCGGGGCGGCGAGCAGGCCGCCGAAACCCGGTGGATGCCGGTTCTGGGGACGCCGGAGCAGCAGGAAGCCTTCCAGCATTTCGCCGCATCCATGCCGGTGCTCGCGCTGGGCTCCTCCCATCTGCATCTGCAGGGCGTGGAAGCTTCTTCCCGGGAGGAGGCGGGCGCGATTGTGCTGCACTCATTCCTTCAGGCCATGATTAGCGCCGAGGTGAAGCGGGTTGTAGCAGGGATGGAGCCGCAGCTGGCGTCCTATAAATCCAACTACCGCAGAGGCCGCTCTCCGCTGACCGAGCTATGGTGGAACAGCCTGCTTACCGGAACCCGGGACATTCCCGTGCAGGGGACACCCGCAGAGGTGGCGGAGCTGCTTGCGGCGGTAGGAGGAGCAGCGGATTCGGGTATTCCCTGTGCCGGAGAAGAGGAACAGAGCGGTCAGCTCGGGCTTGGACTGCGGCTGGAGCCGCCCAAGGAGGAAGGCGAAGTGTGGCGCCTGTCCTTCTGGGCGGAAGGAAGGGAAGAGAGCGGATTCTGGCTTCCGGCCTCTGCCGTATGGAGCAGCCCGGAACGGGAGTTCACTCTGTGGGGCAAGCGCTACATGCGAATCCAGGAGCAGCTGCTGACGGCGCTGGGACGCGCTGCGGAGCAGTCCGAGGATATCGCGCGTGTCCTTGCAGAGCCGGCTCCTTCGGGAGTGGATCTGGAGCCGGAGCAGCTGTACCGGTTCCTGAAAGAGACGGTGCAGCGGTTGACCACCCGTGGCATCACCGTGCAGCTGCCCTCCCGCTGGAGCCGGGAGGGGCGCAGGAAGATCGGGATGCGGCTGAAGATGCGCCTGCCGGATACGCCGGACAAGGCGCAGCCGCTGGCGCTCGGCATGGAGGCCCTCGTATCGTTCAAGATCGAAGCCTCGCTGGGCAGCAGCGAGGTCAGCGTTGAGGAACTGAACGCCCTGCTGGCGGCCGGAGTGCCATATGTCCAGTTCCGCGGAGAATGGATCGAGGTCGATCCGAAGGAGATTCGCCAGGTGCTGCGCTATATGAAGCGCCATGAGAGCGGCGAGATGTCCGCCTCGGAATGGATGCGCCTTGAAGCCGAGCTGGAAGAGGACCGGCTGTGGAAAGGAATGCCGGTTACAGGGATGGAGACCGTCGGTCTTCTGGCCTCGCTGATCCGGGGAGATGCCGTCCGGCACCTGCCCCAGCAGTCCGTGCCGACAGAGCTTCAGGGAACGCTTCGGCCTTACCAGGAACGGGGTTACCAATGGCTAAGCGCCATGGGCGAGCTTGGCTTCGGCGTCTGCCTCGCCGATGACATGGGTCTCGGGAAGACGATTCAGGTAATCGCCTGCCTGCTGCTCAGGGAGAAGAGCCGGGACCAATCCGCCGTTAAGGAGCCGGTGCTGATTCTGTGTCCGACCTCGCTGCTCGGCAACTGGCAGCGGGAGCTGCAGCGGTTCGCTCCGACACTCAGCGTCTATATTCATCACGGCATCCGGAGGCTCCGGGGAGAGGACTTCCGCAGACAGGCTGCCGGGCATGATATCGTGCTGACCACGTACCATCTGGCCGGCAGGGACAGCGAGGATCTCGCCTCCGTCTCATGGTCGACGGTTGTTCTGGACGAAGCCCAATACATTAAGAATTACCGGACGAAGCAGGCGCAGAGCGTCATGCGGCTGTCCAGCCCTCACCGGATCGCGATGACCGGAACGCCGGTGGAGAACCGGCTCGGCGAGCTGTGGTCGATCTTTCATTTTCTCAATCCCGGATATCTGGGGACGTTCCATTCCTTTCGCGAGCGTTATGGGTCCGGGGAGGGTGCGGAGCGGCTGAGAGAGCTGCACCGGCTTGTATCGCCCTTTCTGCTGCGCAGGCTGAAGAGCGACCCCGACATCTCGAAGGATCTTCCGGAGAAGCTGGAGATCAAATCCTACTGTCCGCTGACGGAAGCACAGGCGGTGCTGTACCAGAGCGTCGTGAACGAGATGCTGGGCACGATCGGCGGCAGCACGGGGATGGCCCGGCGGGGACTGGTGCTGTCTTCGTTGACGAAGCTGAAGCAGATATGCGATCACCCCCAGCTGCACCGCAGAGACGAGGGGCGGCAAGGGCGCAGCGAGACGTCAGGGAAGCTGGAGACGATGTACGAAGTGCTCGACAGCATTGCGGAGCTTGGCGAATCGGCGCTGATCTTTACGCAATATGTGGCGATGGGCGAACTGCTGGTGAACCGGCTGGCCAAAAGATACGGCCGTACCCCGCTGTTCCTGCACGGGGGCGTGTCCAAACGCAATCGCGACGACATGGTGCGGTCGTTCCAGGAAGGCGAGGGTTCGGCGTTCTTCGTGCTGTCGCTCAAGGCGGGAGGCGTCGGCCTGAACCTGACCCGGGCCAACCATGTCGTGCACTATGACCGCTGGTGGAATCCGGCGGTGGAGAATCAGGCGACCGACCGTGCGTTCCGCATCGGCCAGCACAAGAATGTGCAGGTGCACAAGCTGATCTGTCAGGGAACGCTGGAAGAGAGAATCGACGAGCTGATCGAGCGGAAGAAGAGCCTCTCCGAGCAGGTCGTGGGGTCGGGCGAGAACTGGCTCACGGAAATGTCCGACCAGGAGCTCCAAGAACTCATCGTCCTGCAGAATCAGGACTGGATGGAATAG
- a CDS encoding GTP pyrophosphokinase — MPALYRLALNELENKIETLKTEWKMRNGYSPIEHIKCRIKEPASILEKIKRKGHEFSYENMENYIHDIAGMRIVCAFVKDIYQLADHFAGREDIRVIEVKDYIAHPKPNGYQSLHLIVAVPLILLEGTRWVKAEIQLRTLAMDFWASMEHILYYKYDSQLPPHVADELKSAARAADELDQKMLRLRKEILELTASEVDLPVEP; from the coding sequence ATGCCCGCCTTGTACCGGCTGGCCCTGAATGAGCTGGAGAACAAGATCGAAACGCTCAAGACCGAATGGAAGATGCGCAACGGGTACAGCCCGATCGAACATATCAAGTGCCGGATCAAAGAGCCGGCAAGCATACTGGAGAAAATCAAGCGCAAGGGACATGAGTTCAGCTACGAGAACATGGAGAATTACATCCATGACATCGCCGGCATGCGGATCGTCTGCGCCTTCGTCAAGGATATTTACCAGCTCGCCGACCATTTTGCCGGGAGAGAGGATATCCGGGTGATTGAAGTCAAGGACTACATTGCCCATCCGAAGCCGAATGGCTACCAGAGCCTGCATCTGATCGTGGCGGTGCCGCTCATCCTGCTCGAAGGCACACGCTGGGTGAAGGCCGAGATTCAACTGCGTACGCTGGCCATGGACTTCTGGGCGAGCATGGAGCATATTCTCTATTACAAGTACGACAGCCAGCTGCCTCCCCATGTCGCCGATGAACTGAAGAGCGCAGCCCGCGCAGCCGACGAACTCGATCAAAAAATGCTGCGCCTGCGCAAGGAAATCCTGGAGCTGACGGCATCCGAAGTGGATCTGCCGGTCGAACCGTAA